Proteins found in one Paenibacillus sp. FSL R10-2782 genomic segment:
- a CDS encoding pyridoxamine 5'-phosphate oxidase family protein, with the protein MQTPRIGKELFTLLDGKRLERKQHEAMMLLTVTEDQWPHIAMISVGEIVALDEGNLRLALWPGTTTTGNMIRTGKATLAVFIGGKAHYVRLSLEHLPALAGAKYLRERFAARVFAAREDSAQYADILTGVTVRLKEPESVVNRWNETVAELLM; encoded by the coding sequence ATGCAGACACCAAGGATCGGTAAGGAGCTGTTCACGCTGTTGGACGGCAAAAGGTTGGAACGCAAGCAGCATGAAGCGATGATGCTGCTGACGGTCACTGAGGATCAGTGGCCGCATATTGCAATGATTAGCGTGGGCGAGATTGTAGCTCTGGATGAGGGAAATCTGCGTCTGGCACTATGGCCGGGCACGACTACGACGGGCAACATGATTCGTACCGGGAAGGCGACACTGGCGGTGTTCATCGGCGGGAAGGCGCATTATGTCCGATTGTCGCTGGAACACCTGCCAGCTTTGGCCGGGGCCAAGTATTTACGCGAACGGTTTGCGGCACGGGTTTTCGCAGCCAGAGAGGATTCTGCTCAATATGCGGATATCTTGACAGGTGTCACGGTTCGTCTCAAGGAGCCGGAATCGGTGGTAAATCGCTGGAACGAAACAGTGGCAGAATTGTTAATGTAA
- a CDS encoding non-oxidative hydroxyarylic acid decarboxylases subunit D: MHICPRCESNRSEVVTRSPVKGAWEVLLCPVCMFTWRTSEPDSITDPAKYKSAFKVNPQDIPNAAHVPPIPEWVQGRS, translated from the coding sequence ATGCATATTTGTCCCCGTTGTGAATCTAATCGTTCGGAGGTTGTTACCCGTTCGCCAGTGAAAGGTGCCTGGGAGGTCCTGCTGTGTCCTGTATGTATGTTCACATGGCGCACCTCGGAACCGGATAGTATTACTGATCCGGCAAAGTATAAATCGGCGTTCAAGGTAAACCCCCAGGATATTCCGAATGCTGCTCATGTCCCTCCTATTCCAGAGTGGGTACAGGGCCGTTCGTAA